Proteins encoded by one window of Agrobacterium vitis:
- a CDS encoding alkylphosphonate utilization protein produces MAGDNDDYIYDEATGEWRPASEVAAAAAQASEVRDASGNILQDGDSVTLIKDLKVKGAGQTLKQGTIIKSIRLTDNPEEIDCRHDAIKGLVLRTEFVKKR; encoded by the coding sequence GTGGCTGGCGATAACGACGATTACATTTATGATGAAGCGACCGGCGAATGGCGCCCCGCCTCCGAAGTGGCAGCTGCTGCCGCTCAGGCATCGGAGGTCCGTGATGCTTCGGGCAATATTTTGCAGGATGGCGATTCCGTCACCCTCATCAAGGATCTGAAGGTCAAGGGCGCTGGCCAGACGCTGAAACAGGGCACCATCATCAAGTCGATCCGCCTCACGGATAACCCGGAAGAGATCGATTGCCGTCACGACGCGATCAAGGGACTGGTGCTGCGGACGGAATTCGTCAAGAAGCGTTGA
- a CDS encoding RNA polymerase sigma factor, with translation MTDDPDEELVRQVAAGDQAAMRTMVARKLPRFLALANRMLADPAEAEDVAQETFLRIWKHAGGWRQGRARFDTWAHRVAINLCYDRLRKRRDVLMADPPDRMDEAPLPDAGLTGHEADSQRVNAALQALAPRQREAIVLVYYQDMSNLEAASVMQISVDALESLLARGRRSLQKTLTGDGLNGDGNE, from the coding sequence ATGACCGACGATCCCGATGAAGAGTTGGTCAGACAAGTTGCGGCGGGCGATCAGGCTGCGATGCGGACCATGGTGGCGCGCAAGCTGCCGCGCTTTCTGGCGCTTGCCAATCGCATGCTCGCTGACCCGGCGGAGGCAGAGGATGTGGCGCAGGAAACCTTTCTGCGCATCTGGAAACATGCCGGAGGCTGGCGGCAGGGCCGTGCCCGCTTCGATACCTGGGCGCACCGCGTGGCAATCAACCTTTGCTACGACCGGCTGCGCAAGCGGCGTGACGTGCTGATGGCCGACCCCCCGGACCGGATGGACGAAGCGCCTCTGCCCGATGCCGGGCTGACGGGACATGAAGCAGACAGCCAGCGGGTCAATGCGGCCTTGCAGGCGCTCGCCCCCCGGCAACGGGAAGCAATCGTCCTGGTTTACTACCAGGACATGTCGAACCTGGAGGCAGCCAGCGTGATGCAGATCAGCGTCGATGCACTGGAAAGCCTTTTGGCGCGTGGGCGGCGTTCGTTGCAGAAGACTCTGACCGGAGATGGCCTGAACGGAGATGGGAATGAGTGA
- a CDS encoding periplasmic heavy metal sensor, with protein MTEHGFKRLAIGLLVLNTFLICALAGAGFFYLYDNAAVPPSRLPLAGEQLPSKLRGEFQKALNDARRDVRSTGLEARQARVEAAALMGKPDLDGEALADALKRAREAEYAVRAATEQKAIDFVATLSVDERRRLADGLIQREAPRPATK; from the coding sequence ATGACGGAACACGGTTTCAAGCGGCTGGCCATCGGCCTTCTGGTGCTCAACACCTTCCTGATCTGCGCCCTTGCCGGGGCCGGTTTTTTCTATCTCTATGACAATGCAGCGGTGCCGCCCTCGCGTCTGCCGCTGGCTGGCGAACAACTGCCTTCAAAATTGCGCGGTGAGTTTCAGAAGGCCCTGAACGATGCGCGCCGTGACGTGCGCTCCACCGGGCTTGAAGCGCGCCAAGCGCGCGTCGAAGCCGCAGCCCTGATGGGCAAGCCGGATCTGGACGGTGAGGCGCTGGCCGATGCCCTGAAACGCGCCCGCGAGGCTGAATATGCGGTACGGGCCGCCACCGAGCAGAAGGCAATCGATTTCGTAGCCACCCTGTCAGTCGATGAACGCCGCCGTCTGGCGGACGGATTGATCCAGCGAGAGGCACCACGGCCTGCCACGAAATGA